One window from the genome of Glycine soja cultivar W05 chromosome 12, ASM419377v2, whole genome shotgun sequence encodes:
- the LOC114380373 gene encoding THO complex subunit 4A-like, with protein sequence MSAAMDMSLDDIIKNNKKSGSGSSRGRTRPSGSGPTRRLPNRAANRAAPYATAKAPEATWQHDLYADQHVAAAGYPAQGGRAASIETGTKLYISNLDYGVSNDDIKELFAEVGDLKRHAVHYDRSGRSKGTAEVVFSRRADAVSAVKRYNNVQLDGKPMKIEIVGTNISTPGVAPAPNGAIGNFNGVPRSGQGRGGALRRPGGRGQGIRRDRGRGRGRGGGGRGEKVSADDLDADLEKYHAEAMQLN encoded by the exons ATGTCTGCAGCCATGGATATGTCGCTCGACGACATAATCAAGAACAACAAAAAGTCTGGATCCGGAAGTTCACGTGGCCGGACCCGACCCTCCGGATCCGGACCTACTCGCCGGCTCCCCAACCGTGCCGCCAACCGCGCCGCACCTTATGCCACCGCTAAG GCGCCGGAGGCAACGTGGCAGCACGATTTATATGCAGATCAGCATGTGGCTGCGGCGGGGTACCCTGCTCAAGGTGGTCGTGCGGCTTCCATAGAAACTGGGACCAAGCTTTACATTTCAAACTTGGATTATGGTGTTTCCAATGATGATATTAAG GAATTGTTTGCTGAAGTGGGTGACTTGAAACGGCATGCGGTTCATTATGACAGGAGTGGCAGATCAAAG GGTACAGCAGAAGTAGTATTTTCACGACGAGCTGATGCTGTATCTGCTGTAAAGAGATACAACAACGTTCAATTAGATGGGAAACCAATGAAGATTGAAATTGTGGGAACAAACATTTCCACACCTGGTGTAGCTCCTGCTCCTAACGGAGCTATTGGAAATTTTAATGGAGTTCCTCGAAG TGGACAAGGAAGAGGTGGGGCATTAAGAAGGCCAGGAGGAAGAGGGCAAGGCATTCGAAGGGATCGGGGACGGGGAAGAGGTCGTGGTGGAGGAGGCCGTGGCGAAAAGGTATCTGCTGATGATCTTGATGCTGATTTGGAGAAGTATCATGCAGAGGCAATGCAATTGAACTGA
- the LOC114380372 gene encoding uncharacterized protein LOC114380372 isoform X2: MAFLPQRILMMVRYASMMCLLIILCECLRVENLSLTGLFNFGANHLLHISLPYCFTNGPRFQKIAKGVPVQEHLCSSPRFFAPNVNSSTTPELFEVHLDNPEVLLRYSSALVQGATNVFWIDIQTNTRRFQSLFRYLLEDVALDHTRLNKIPFQAQRDTYLMLSRFILFYNKADKIDGFLKQCPAFPTAFLVGGPADILVTELTDQLQKLKVEPVLLHYLSEIKILQGMELRMTTSTRLKTCLYSFTSPGGPMYPTRAVRHAARESLDLLFPVGRYPRHLISLFFRLLYPWYWPSSCWNFVVSCIQAIFYSVLGFIFSTRNKIAKPKSQ; this comes from the exons ATGGCATTTCTCCCGCAGAGGATATTAATGATGGTCCGTTATGCTTCTATGATGTGCTTGCTGATTATTTTGTGCGAGTGTCTGAGAGTAGAAAACCTATCCTTGACTGGATTGTTCAACTTTGGAGCCAATCATTTGCTTCACATATCTTTGCCCTACTGTTTCACAAATGG TCCAAGGTTCCAGAAAATTGCAAAAGGTGTTCCAGTTCAAGAACACCTCTGCAGTAGCCCTAGGTTCTTCGCTCCTAACGTCAACAGTTCCACAACCCCCGAG TTATTTGAAGTTCATCTTGATAATCCAGAAGTGCTTCTCCGGTATTCATCTGCTCTGGTTCAAGGTGCCACAAATGTTTTCTG GATTGACATTCAAACAAATACAAGGCGATTCCAGTCTTTATTCCGG TACCTTTTGGAAGATGTTGCATTAGACCACACTCGATTGAACAAAATTCCTTTCCAG GCTCAGCGGGATACATATCTTATGCTCTCAAGGTTCATTCTATTTTACAACAAAG CTGACAAAATAGATGGCTTCTTGAAGCAATGTCCTGCTTTCCCAACTGCTTTCTTAGTTGGCGGTCCAGCAGATATACTTGTTACTGAACTCACTGATCAG CTTCAAAAGCTAAAGGTGGAACCAGTGCTGCTTCATTACCTTTCCGAAATTAAGATCCTTCAGG GCATGGAATTGAGAATGACTACTAGTACGAGATTGAAAACTTGTTTGTATAGCTTTACTTCTCCTGGTGGTCCAATGTATCCCACTAGAGCCGTTCGACATGCAGCCAGGGAATCATTAGATTTACTTTTTCCG GTGGGACGTTACCCGCGGCATCTTATTAGTTTGTTCTTCAGGTTGCTTTATCCGTGGTATTGGCCTTCCTCTTGTTGGAACTTCGTGGTTTCTTGCATTCAGGCTATTTTTTACTCCGTGCTGGGGTTTATATTTTCTACGCGGAATAAGATTGCCAAGCCAAAATCACAATAG
- the LOC114379528 gene encoding UDP-glucuronic acid decarboxylase 6-like: protein MATNSSNGATKQPPMPSPLRFSKFFQSNMRILVTGGAGFIGSHLVDKLMENEKNEVIVADNFFTGSKDNLKKWIGHPRFELIRHDVTEQLLIEVDQIYHLACPASPIFYKYNPVKTIKTNVIGTLNMLGLAKRVGARILLTSTSEVYGDPLEHPQPESYWGNVNPIGVRSCYDEGKRVAETLMFDYHRQHGIEIRIARIFNTYGPRMNIDDGRVVSNFIAQAIRGEPLTVQVPGTQTRSFCYVSDMVDGLIRLMEGENTGPINIGNPGEFTMIELAENVKELINPKVEINMVENTPDDPRQRKPDITKAKELLGWEPKVKLRDGLPLMEEDFRQRLGVPKSN from the exons ATGGCAACGAATTCTTCTAATGGAGCAACAAAGCAACCTCCCATGCCATCTCCCTTGCGGTTTTCCAAGTTCTTTCAG TCCAATATGAGAATTCTGGTTACTGGAGGAGCTGGATTTATTGGCTCTCACCTAGTTGACAAATTgatggaaaatgaaaaaaatgag GTCATTGTTGCTGACAACTTCTTCACTGGATCTAAAGACAACCTTAAAAAATGGATTGGCCATCCAAGATTCGAGCTAATTCGTCATG ATGTCACAGAGCAATTGTTGATTGAGGTTGATCAAATCTATCATCTTGCATGCCCAGCTTCTCCAATTTTCTACAAATACAACCCTGTAAAG ACAATAAAGACAAATGTGATTGGAACACTGAACATGCTTGGTCTTGCTAAGCGTGTGGGAGCAAG GATTTTGCTTACATCTACTTCAGAAGTATATGGGGACCCTCTTGAGCATCCACAACCAGAAAGCTATTGGGGCAATGTTAATCCTATTG GAGTTCGGAGTTGTTATGATGAGGGCAAGCGTGTTGCAGAaactttgatgtttgattatcaTAGGCAGCACGGAATCG aaATACGCATTGCGAGAATCTTTAACACATATGGACCACGCATGAATATTGATGATGGGCGTGTTGTCAGTAACTTCATCGCTCAAGCAATTCG TGGTGAACCCTTAACTGTCCAAGTTCCAGGAACTCAAACTCGCAGTTTTTGCTATGTCTCTGACATG GTTGATGGACTTATACGTCTAATGGAAGGGGAAAACACTGGTCCAATCAACATTGGGAACCCAG GCGAATTTACAATGATTGAACTTGCTGAGAATGTGAAAGAG CTTATTAATCCAAAAGTGGAGATAAATATGGTTGAGAACACTCCTGACGATCCTCGTCAGAGAAAACCAGACATTACAAAAGCAAAGGAATTGCTGGGATGGGAACCAAAGGTCAAGTTGCGTGATGGCCTTCCTCTTATGGAAGAGGATTTCCGTCAGAGGCTTGGGGTTCCCAAGAGCAACTAA
- the LOC114379220 gene encoding glycine-rich RNA-binding protein 4, mitochondrial-like isoform X1, whose amino-acid sequence MYVKTACGFTHSLRKMLYCVSDINLKFTVMQITSALVNGSALRFHLPRFLCVRHHSSTKLFVTGLSYDTNEPILRDAFGQHGEIIEVKVICDHVTGKSRGYGFVRFVSETTAAAARKEMNGQILDGRRIRVSYAHKGERLSLPNNS is encoded by the exons ATGTATGTGAAAACGGCTTGTGGTTTCACCCATAGCCTGCGGAAAATGCTTTATTGTGTTTCGGATATCAATTTAAAGTTCACAGTTATGCAAATAACCAGTGCATTAGTGAATGGCAGCGCTCTTCGTTTCCACTTACCTAGATTTCTATGTGTGCGTCATCATTCATCAACCAAGTTGTTTGTCACAG GGCTTTCCTATGATACCAATGAACCGATTCTGAGAGATGCCTTTGGGCAACATGGTGAAATCATTGAAG ttAAAGTAATATGTGATCATGTGACTGGGAAATCAAGAGGTTATGGATTTGTGCGGTTCGTTTCTGAAACTACAGCTGCTGCAGCTCGCAAAGAAATGAATGGCcag ATACTGGATGGAAGACGCATTCGGGTGAGTTATGCACACAAAGGCGAGCGACTAAGTCTGCCAAACAATTCATAA
- the LOC114379220 gene encoding glycine-rich RNA-binding protein 2, mitochondrial-like isoform X2, translated as MYVKTACGFTHSLRKMLYCVSDINLKFTVMQITSALVNGSALRFHLPRFLCVRHHSSTKLFVTGLSYDTNEPILRDAFGQHGEIIEVKVICDHVTGKSRGYGFVRFVSETTAAAARKEMNGQIYWLKT; from the exons ATGTATGTGAAAACGGCTTGTGGTTTCACCCATAGCCTGCGGAAAATGCTTTATTGTGTTTCGGATATCAATTTAAAGTTCACAGTTATGCAAATAACCAGTGCATTAGTGAATGGCAGCGCTCTTCGTTTCCACTTACCTAGATTTCTATGTGTGCGTCATCATTCATCAACCAAGTTGTTTGTCACAG GGCTTTCCTATGATACCAATGAACCGATTCTGAGAGATGCCTTTGGGCAACATGGTGAAATCATTGAAG ttAAAGTAATATGTGATCATGTGACTGGGAAATCAAGAGGTTATGGATTTGTGCGGTTCGTTTCTGAAACTACAGCTGCTGCAGCTCGCAAAGAAATGAATGGCcag ATTTACTGGCTAAAAACTTAG
- the LOC114380512 gene encoding uncharacterized protein LOC114380512, with the protein MATNHEPVLGYVVLYVKDVAESVAFYAKAFGYPVRRLDESHRWGELETGNTTIAFTPIHQHETDDLTGAVHNPGSCRERPPMEVCFVYSDVDAAYKHAVENGAVAVSEPELKEWGQKVGYVRDIDGNVVRMGSHVNPPK; encoded by the exons ATGGCGACGAATCACGAACCGGTTTTAGGGTACGTTGTGCTTTACGTCAAAGACGTAGCCGAGTCGGTGGCTTTCTATGCCAAAGCCTTCGGCTATCCTGTTCGTCGCTTAGACGAGTCTCACag ATGGGGAGAGTTGGAAACGGGGAACACAACTATTGCTTTCACTCCGATTCACCAGCACGAGACCGATGATCTGACCGGTGCGGTTCATAACCCTGGATCTTGTCGAGAAAGACCACCCATGGAGGTTTGTTTTGTTTACTCTGACGTTGATGCTGCTTACAAG CATGCGGTGGAGAATGGAGCGGTGGCGGTGAGCGAGCCTGAGCTGAAGGAGTGGGGACAGAAGGTTGGGTACGTCAGAGATATTGACGGCAACGTTGTGAGAATGGGAAGTCACGTGAACCCACCCAAATAG
- the LOC114380372 gene encoding uncharacterized protein LOC114380372 isoform X1, which produces MSEPHSSPRTSAYLDALSQAIHKKLQRALANSSQRRNLLQELFADIALEVDDRAKDVIVNKEEDGISPAEDINDGPLCFYDVLADYFVRVSESRKPILDWIVQLWSQSFASHIFALLFHKWLFEVHLDNPEVLLRYSSALVQGATNVFWIDIQTNTRRFQSLFRYLLEDVALDHTRLNKIPFQAQRDTYLMLSRFILFYNKADKIDGFLKQCPAFPTAFLVGGPADILVTELTDQLQKLKVEPVLLHYLSEIKILQGMELRMTTSTRLKTCLYSFTSPGGPMYPTRAVRHAARESLDLLFPVGRYPRHLISLFFRLLYPWYWPSSCWNFVVSCIQAIFYSVLGFIFSTRNKIAKPKSQ; this is translated from the exons ATGTCCGAACCTCATTCATCGCCCCGAACCTCCGCGTATCTCGACGCGCTCTCTCAGGCGATCCACAAGAAGCTTCAGCgg GCGTTGGCTAATTCCTCGCAGAGGCGCAATTTGTTGCAGGAGCTGTTTGCGGACATAGCTTTAGAAGTCGATGACCGAGCCAAAG ATGTGATTGTCAACAAGGAAGAAGATGGCATTTCTCCCGCAGAGGATATTAATGATGGTCCGTTATGCTTCTATGATGTGCTTGCTGATTATTTTGTGCGAGTGTCTGAGAGTAGAAAACCTATCCTTGACTGGATTGTTCAACTTTGGAGCCAATCATTTGCTTCACATATCTTTGCCCTACTGTTTCACAAATGG TTATTTGAAGTTCATCTTGATAATCCAGAAGTGCTTCTCCGGTATTCATCTGCTCTGGTTCAAGGTGCCACAAATGTTTTCTG GATTGACATTCAAACAAATACAAGGCGATTCCAGTCTTTATTCCGG TACCTTTTGGAAGATGTTGCATTAGACCACACTCGATTGAACAAAATTCCTTTCCAG GCTCAGCGGGATACATATCTTATGCTCTCAAGGTTCATTCTATTTTACAACAAAG CTGACAAAATAGATGGCTTCTTGAAGCAATGTCCTGCTTTCCCAACTGCTTTCTTAGTTGGCGGTCCAGCAGATATACTTGTTACTGAACTCACTGATCAG CTTCAAAAGCTAAAGGTGGAACCAGTGCTGCTTCATTACCTTTCCGAAATTAAGATCCTTCAGG GCATGGAATTGAGAATGACTACTAGTACGAGATTGAAAACTTGTTTGTATAGCTTTACTTCTCCTGGTGGTCCAATGTATCCCACTAGAGCCGTTCGACATGCAGCCAGGGAATCATTAGATTTACTTTTTCCG GTGGGACGTTACCCGCGGCATCTTATTAGTTTGTTCTTCAGGTTGCTTTATCCGTGGTATTGGCCTTCCTCTTGTTGGAACTTCGTGGTTTCTTGCATTCAGGCTATTTTTTACTCCGTGCTGGGGTTTATATTTTCTACGCGGAATAAGATTGCCAAGCCAAAATCACAATAG
- the LOC114379527 gene encoding UDP-glucuronic acid decarboxylase 5-like: MAGNSSDVLSPKQPPLPSPLRFSKFFQSNMRILITGGAGFIGSHLVDRLMENEKNEVIVADNYFTGSKDNLKKWIGHPRFELIRHDVTEPLTIEVDQIYHLACPASPIFYKYNPVKTIKTNVIGTLNMLGLAKRVGARILLTSTSELYGDPLVHPQPESYWGNVNPIGVRSCYDEGKRVAETLMFDYHRQHGIEIRVARIFNTYGPRMNIDDGRVVSNFIAQAIRGEPLTVQSPGTQTRSFCYVSDLVDGLIRLMEGSDTGPINLGNPGEFTMLELAETVKELINPDVEIKVVENTPDDPRQRKPIITKAMELLGWEPKVKLRDGLPLMEEDFRLRLGFDKKN, from the exons ATGGCAGGGAATTCTTCTGATGTACTGTCGCCGAAGCAACCTCCCTTGCCATCTCCCTTGCGTTTCTCCAAATTCTTTCAG TCTAACATGAGAATTTTGATTACGGGAGGAGCTGGATTCATTGGTTCTCACCTAGTCGATAGATTgatggaaaatgaaaaaaatgag GTCATTGTTGCTGATAACTACTTCACTGGATCAAAGGACAACCTCAAAAAATGGATTGGTCATCCAAGATTCGAGCTTATTCGTCATG ATGTCACTGAACCTTTGACGATTGAGGTTGATCAGATCTACCATCTTGCGTGCCCTGCATCTCCTATTTTCTACAAATATAATCCCGTGAAG ACAATAAAGACAAATGTGATTGGTACACTGAACATGCTTGGGCTTGCCAAGCGAGTTGGGGCAAG GATTTTACTGACATCAACATCTGAGTTATATGGGGATCCTCTTGTGCATCCCCAACCTGAAAGCTATTGGGGCAATGTGAACCCTATTG GAGTTCGTAGTTGCTATGATGAGGGGAAACGTGTGGCTGAaactttgatgtttgattatcaTAGGCAGCATGGAATAG AAATACGTGTTGCAAGAATCTTTAACACATATGGGCCGCGCATGAATATTGATGATGGACGTGTTGTCAGCAACTTCATTGCTCAAGCAATTCG TGGTGAACCCTTGACAGTCCAGTCTCCAGGAACACAAACTCGCAGTTTCTGCTATGTCTCTGATCTG GTTGATGGACTTATCCGTCTCATGGAAGGATCCGACACTGGACCAATCAACCTTGGAAATCCAG GTGAATTTACAATGCTAGAACTTGCTGAGACAGTGAAGGAG CTTATTAATCCAGATGTGGAGATAAAGGTAGTGGAGAACACTCCTGATGATCCGCGACAGAGAAAACCAATCATAACAAAAGCAATGGAATTGCTTGGCTGGGAACCAAAGGTTAAGCTGCGAGATGGCCTTCCTCTTATGGAAGAGGATTTTCGTTTGAGGCTtggatttgacaaaaaaaattaa